A window of the Dictyostelium discoideum AX4 chromosome 4 chromosome, whole genome shotgun sequence genome harbors these coding sequences:
- a CDS encoding calcium-binding EF-hand domain-containing protein, which translates to MNNNRKIFEEVQNFVQNYDLNKDGSVTSYDIYLSFLKKMNGDVYKASQATGVLCSTIDMDHDGKFTYCEIAKYCVDKAKKQIEQNAEIAALADVEAMLLRFDKDKDKKLSQTEFLEYFKGRGYTPYSDRDQYLKIIDLDKDGCVSVNELQEWFKKRRIDYATMLSARGPNC; encoded by the exons aTGAACAATAATCGTAAAATTTTTGAAGAAGTTCAAAATTTTGTCCAAAATTATGACTTAAATAAGGATGGCAGTGTAACTTCATATGATATATatctatcatttttaaaaa aaaTGAATGGTGATGTTTATAAGGCATCACAGGCAACTGGTGTTTTGTGTTCAACAATTGATATGGACCATGATGGTAAATTCACTTATTGTGAAATTGCTAAGTATTGTGTAGACAAggcaaaaaaacaaattgaacaAAATGCTGAGATTGCTGCATTGGCTGATGTAGAAGCTATGTTATTAAGATTTGATAAAG ataaggATAAAAAATTAAGCCAAACAGAATTTCTTGAATACTTTAAAGGACGTGGCTATACTCCATACTCTGATCGTGATCAATACCTTAAAATTATTGACTTGGATAAAGATGGATGTGTTTCCGTAAATGAATTACAAGAA tggttcaaaaaaagaagaattgATTACGCAACAATGCTTTCTGCAAGAGGTCCAAATTGTTAA
- the cbpG gene encoding calcium-binding protein, giving the protein MSTCGDNSKIFQDIQNFIQDYDLNKDYSVTSSEIYQSFLKKMNGDSLKASQAAGVLCSTVDMDNDGKFSYYEISKYCADQAKKQIEQNAETAALADVEALLLRLDKDKDKKLNKTEFVKFFKEQGYNPYSDPDYVLKIIDLDKDGYVSASELQEWFKQKRLAYARGPIC; this is encoded by the exons atgaGCACTTGTGgtgataatagtaaaatttttcaagatattcaaaattttatcCAAGATTATGACTTAAATAAGGATTACAGTGTAACTTCATCTGAAATAtatcaatcatttttaaaaa aaatgaatgGTGATAGTTTAAAGGCATCACAGGCAGCTGGTGTTTTATGTTCAACAGTTGATATGGACAATGATGGTAAATTCAGTTATTATGAAATTTCTAAATATTGTGCAGACCAggcaaaaaaacaaattgaacaAAATGCTGAGACTGCTGCATTGGCTGATGTCGAAGCATTGTTATTAAGACTTGATAAAG ataaggataaaaaattaaacaaaacagaatttgttaaattctttaaagaaCAGGGCTATAATCCATACTCTGACCCTGATTATGttcttaaaattattgatttggATAAAGATGGATATGTTTCCGCAAGTGAATTACAAGAA tgGTTCAAACAAAAAAGATTGGCTTATGCAAGAGGTCCAATTTGTTAA
- the cbpC gene encoding calcium-binding protein, giving the protein MLTNNEIYQEVQKFAKGYDLNQDGVLTSQEIYYSLLKKMNGNSYEASKATGVLCSTIDINKDGKFSYHEIAKYCADNAKKLIEQNADIAALADVEAFLLRFDKDKDRKLNKTEFVEYFKGGTDTPYSDRDYVLKIIDLDKDGCVSANELQEWFKKKRIDYASRPHC; this is encoded by the exons atgttaactaataatgaaatttatcAAGAAGTTCAAAAATTTGCCAAGGGTTATGACTTAAATCAAGATGGCGTATTAACTTCACAAGAAATATATTATTCACTtctaaaaa aaatgaatgGCAATTCTTATGAGGCATCAAAAGCAACTGGTGTTTTATGTTCAACAATTGATATAAACAAAGATGGTAAATTCAGTTATCATGAAATTGCTAAATATTGTGCTGACAATGCAAAAAAACTAATTGAACAAAATGCTGATATTGCTGCATTGGCTGATGTTGAAGCTTTTTTATTAAGATTTGATAAAG ataaggatagaaaattaaacaaaacaGAATTTGTTGAATACTTCAAAGGAGGAACAGATACCCCATACTCTGATCGTGATTATGttcttaaaattattgatttggATAAAGATGGATGTGTTTCCGCAAATGAATTACAAGAA tggttcaaaaaaaaaagaattgattATGCAAGCCGTCCACATTGTTAA
- the cbpF gene encoding calcium-binding protein, producing MSTNSDNDKIFQEVQKFVKNYDLNKDGSVTSFDIYRSFLKKMDGDIFKASQAAGVLCSTVDMDHDGKFTYQEIAKYCADEAKKNVEQNAEIAALADVEAMLLRFDKDKDKKLTKTEFVEYFKGNGHTPYSDRDQVLKIIDLDKDGCVSANELQEWFKKRRIDYARMVSARGPNC from the exons atGAGTACtaatagtgataatgataaaatttttcaaGAAGTTCAAAAATTTGTCAAAAACTATGACTTAAATAAGGATGGCAGTGTAACTTCATTTGATATATATcgatcatttttaaaaa aaatggacGGTGATATTTTTAAGGCATCACAGGCAGCTGGTGTTTTGTGTTCAACAGTTGATATGGACCATGATGGTAAATTCACATATCAAGAAATTGCTAAGTATTGTGCAGACGAggcaaaaaaaaatgttgaaCAAAATGCTGAGATTGCTGCATTGGCTGATGTTGAAGCTATGTTATTAAGATTTGATAAAG ataaggataaaaaattaaccaaAACAGAATTTGTTGAATACTTTAAGGGAAATGGCCATACTCCATACTCTGATCGTGATCAAGttcttaaaattattgaCTTGGATAAAGACGGATGTGTTTCTGCAAATGAATTACAAGAA tggttcaaaaaaagaagaattgATTACGCAAGAATGGTTTCTGCAAGAGGTCCAAATTGTTAA